The genome window GTCAAACTTGCGCGCCGCGCGAGAATTTTTTTCAGGCCTCGCTCAAGAGGGGCTGCAGGGGCTGGGTCAAAGCGGCCCGCTCCAGGGGCAGGGTGAAGCCGGCGGCCGCGAGCGGCATTCGCGCGACGAAGACCGCCCCCTTGCCGGGAGCGCTCTCGACCGAAAGGGAGCCGTGGTGGGCGAGCATCAGTCCCCGCGCGATGGCCAGGCCCAGACCCAGGCCGGACTGGCGCGAGGTGGCCCCCGCGTTGGCCTGGAAGAAGGGCTCGAACAGGTGCGCCACGGCCTCCTGCGAGATCCCGGGGCCGTCGTCCACCACCCGGGTGGCGACCTCGACCCCCTCGCGCGCCACCTCGACCCGGACCTCGGCCCCTTCCGGGGTGTAGCGCGACGCGTTGGAGAGCAGGTTGAGCAGGACCTGCGAGAGGCGCTCGGGGTCCCCGTAGACCGGGGCGAGGTGGTGCGGCAGGACGAGCTCCAGGCGCTGGTGCTTGGCGCTGAAGGCCGGTCGCGCCTGGGCGAGGGCGCCCTTGACGAGCTCGCAGTAGTTCAGAGGCCTGCACGCAAGCTGGAAGCGCCCCTGGCTGACCCGGTGGTAGTCGAGCAGATCGTCCACCAGGCGCTGCATCTGGGCGGTGGCGACCTGGATGCGGTTCACGTAGACGCCCTGGTCCCGGGAGAGAGGCCCGCCCAGGCCGTCCTCGAGGAACTCGGCGAAGGCGAGCACCGAGCTGAGCGGCGTGCGGAGCTCGTGGCTTATCATGCCGAGGAAGTGCGCCACCCGCGCATCGTTGGCCGCCAGGCGCTCGACGAGCGCGGCCTCTCGCTCGCGCTCGCGGCGCCGGTGCGCCAGGCTCGTCACAAGCCAGGTCGCCCCCCCGATCAACGCGCCCGCTAGCCACCATGACATGCCAACCATGTTCGTCTCCGCTTCCGAGGATTGCGCCGAATAAAGTGAGTATAAACTATTCTTAGTAAAAAGTTAATACAACCTCGAGGCTGGGCCTCCGGCGGATCGTCCCGTAGAATGGTCAGACCCTCCCGGCATCGTGAAAGGAGCGCCATGACGGTCTTCGTGGTGAATCCCCGCGCGGCCCAGGGCGCAGCGGGAGCCCGCTGGGCCTCGATGGAGGCCCGCCTGCGCCGCCTCGGCCTCTCGGGGGAGGTCCGCTTCACCGACGGTCCGGGCCACGCCCGGACGCTGGCGGCCCAGGCCCTCGAGGAGGGCGCGCGCCGGATCGTCGCGGTGGGGGGCGACGGCACCGTCAACGAGGTGGTGAACGGCTTCTTCGTAGACGGCCGCCCCATCGCTCCCGAGGCGGCGCTCGGCATCCTGCCGGCCGGCACCGGGGGCGACCTGATCAGGACCCTCGGCATCCCGCGCGACCCCCTGAAAGCCGCCGAGCTGCTGCTGTCGGGAAGAGAGCGCCGGCTGGACGTGGGCCTGGCCGAGCTCGTCGACGACGCGGGCCAGCGCAAAGCGCGCCACTTCGTCAACATCGCCGAGGCCGGGCTCGGCGGGGCCGTGGTCGATCGCATCAACCGAGGCTCCAAGGCCCTGGGCGGCTTCCTGACCTTCCTCGGGGGCACCCTTCAC of Pantanalinema sp. contains these proteins:
- a CDS encoding HAMP domain-containing sensor histidine kinase — protein: MSWWLAGALIGGATWLVTSLAHRRREREREAALVERLAANDARVAHFLGMISHELRTPLSSVLAFAEFLEDGLGGPLSRDQGVYVNRIQVATAQMQRLVDDLLDYHRVSQGRFQLACRPLNYCELVKGALAQARPAFSAKHQRLELVLPHHLAPVYGDPERLSQVLLNLLSNASRYTPEGAEVRVEVAREGVEVATRVVDDGPGISQEAVAHLFEPFFQANAGATSRQSGLGLGLAIARGLMLAHHGSLSVESAPGKGAVFVARMPLAAAGFTLPLERAALTQPLQPLLSEA
- a CDS encoding diacylglycerol kinase family protein → MTVFVVNPRAAQGAAGARWASMEARLRRLGLSGEVRFTDGPGHARTLAAQALEEGARRIVAVGGDGTVNEVVNGFFVDGRPIAPEAALGILPAGTGGDLIRTLGIPRDPLKAAELLLSGRERRLDVGLAELVDDAGQRKARHFVNIAEAGLGGAVVDRINRGSKALGGFLTFLGGTLHAFATYRPTTMRITFDDAREVLEGRCWNVVVGNGRYFGGGMRVLPGAHPDDGLLDVMVVGDLPRAALFANVVAIYRGTHLDQPGVTWCRARKVRVECAEAQPIDLDGESARSTDAHFSILPGVLRLCV